A window of bacterium genomic DNA:
GCTGGGAGAATCGACATCGTAGTCCAGCTTCATAGAGTAGCCTTTCTCTCCGCACTTGACATCAGAAGTGAAATACTCCCTGCAGGTCTGTGTCTCATCCGCAGGGTCGCGGTCCCATGCTCCTAAATCGCCTCCCACGTTATTGGGCTTTGCTCCATTATCAAAGTCGTCAATCATCAGGATGTCTCCAGGTTTTTCCACTGACACTTTCTCTTTTTTTACTACCTTCTCTTCTTTTACTACCTTTGCTTCCTTAACTGTCTTTTCCTCTTTTACTCGGTACTCCTCTAATGGAACGCATCCAAACAGAATTAAGACTCCCAGCACCACCAAAGAAGAAAAGATAACATTCTTGTCCATTTACAATTCCTCCTTTCTCTTTTATTTTTTGCCATTTAAATATTGTAGCAGCAAAGCGTAAGCTTTGCCTCCCTGTAGGGGACGGACTCTGTGCCGTCCCTTTCATTAGGCGGCCACGGAGTGCCGCCCCTACAATGCAGAGCTATCGCTCTACAGCTACATTACATATCAAAATCTTACGGTAAGTGAAATCCTGTGAGAACCGTAGGTCTCTACTATCTCCAGAGGGAAGATAAAAGCATAATCAAGCTGGATACCAAAATATCTTGCCAGAGCCTTATTAAAGCTGAAACCAAATGTAATTTCCCTGATATTCCCGCCCATCCTAAGTCCTAACATCTTCTCGACGAACCAGCCCTCTAATCCTAAATGTACGTTTAGCTTATCTTCCAGGCTCCCCCAATCCTGAAAACGATAGGCGAAATCGAGCGTCGGTGTCACATCCCGCACTATAATTCTCCTCAGTATCTTAAATCCTTTCATTCTATAAGCAAACCCGACTCTCGCTTCCAAAGGAACTCTATCTCTACTCTTTAAACCAACATCGGGCGTGGTGATGTTCTCTATGCACATACCTATAGATAGTCCAGAGAACCTGGGCAGGTTTGGCTTGACCAAAAGCCCGATATCGAATGTAAAGTTGGCTTTGGAACGCCCGCTGGCAAATACAGGGTCTCCCCTCGAATACTCATCCAGTGTATAACCATGACTCAAACACTTCAGATTTACACCCGTAAATACTTCCGGGATTAATCTGGGAACAAAATCATTAATCTTGCTTGCATAGGTGAGAGTATAGGTCTCCTCTTTGTAGAGATTAGTAGAAATGAATCCCGCCCTACTAATTCCAAACGCACCAACTCTATGTACGGGAAGCACATAAGAGAAGTAGTTCAGGCCTAAATCTACTCCATCAAGACCCGTATATAGTCTGGAATACATAAAGTTCGCTTCAGGATATTTCATCTGGGCAAGTCCAGCAGGATTCCAGAGTGGACTTGAAGCATCGTCAGCCAATCCGCAGAAGGCACCACCCATTCCAGCCGAGCGAGTCCCCCAGCCACTATCCTTAAAGGCAGAATACACCTTGTGTGGTGTGTTAGGCGCCACGTTTAACCCTACGAAGATTAAGATGAAGAACAAAAATTTCTTAAACATCTTTATCCATCCTTGGAAATCTCTTCACATTCTTTACGAACTCCCTTATGCAATAGGTAAGCCTGAATATGGCCTGTTTTCTCAAATATCTCCCAGTAGAAATCAGTCTCCCGGGAAATCAGCCTGGGAATTTTGCTGTATTCGTTCTCAACAAAAGATAATCCCACATCATACTGGTTGGGCAGTTCGGTTTTGCCCTTACCTCGACGACTCTTTTCCTTAGTCCAGACCGTCCAGGCAATCGACTCTATCGGTTTTGAAGTGGGTATTACACTTATTCCCAATTTCAAAAATTCAGGCAACCGATACTCTCCAGGCCACTTCAACAGAATACCGTTACTGCTGATATTCTTTGTAGTGGTATGGACTAAGCCTCTCCCCGTATGTTTTCTTTCCGGACTGACCGTTTTACAATTTACGGGAATCTTAACCGCAAAGCGGTCAAATTTTCTCCTCTCACCAGATGTTCTATCTTTCCCCATCAGATTTACCTCCTTAAAACCGCAATATGCATTTTGTTTTATCGGGTGGCCACGGAGTGCCACCCCTACATGATTCCCTGTAGGGGACGGACTCTGTGCCGTCCCTTCGTTTGGACGACCATCCCGATACATCGGGGTGAACTGCGTGTCGCCGATACGCCACCGCTATTTCGCTACGGCTATGGTACCACTGACCAATCTTTTCTTTCCATCTACATTCGCTTCAAACTGATAGATATATACTCCACTTTCCACTATGTTTCCATCTTCATCTTTGCCATCCCATTCATAAGGCTCTCCGTCGATTGTCCTTATCTTCTTGCCGGTGATATCGTAAATCCTGATAGTCGTAATCTGTCCACTTAGACCACTGAAATAGGCAACATCATTTTTCCCGTCAACATAGGCAGGAGTAATAATTCTCTCCTCGGGCCTGTATTCGGAAATTCCCATTGGCCGAGCCTTAAACAGAGCATAATAGCTGAAGTGGCTTACCCTTATCGTAGTAATATTTCTGTCGCCATCAATCTTCCCGCCCACCGGCCTCCAGGTAATTCCATCCCACCAATAGCAAGCCAGTTGACTCTCGTTAAACTCCATTTCTTTCCCTTTCCAATCTTCCGGCCTGCCATCATTATCCAGGTCGAAGTAGAGTAGAGTCATTGTGACTGGCTTCTTGAATTTTGTACCTTCCGGAATAAAGTTGTAAATTGCGACAGGTTGCCAATTCCCTGTTCCAGAATAGCCTGGTATTCTGCTTAAATCCGTAATCTGTTCTATGGTTATTTTAGTGTCTTTACTTAGCGCTCCTTCCAGAATGTTGACTATAACTTCACCGTCAGTAAAATTCCCATCGGGGAGAATTATGTTTCCACCTTTGGCCCCGACAGTTCCGGTGATGCTTTGAGTTACTTCAATTATCTGTGGCCAGGATTCATCTCTCCAGCTACCAATGTTGCCTTCACCATCGCCAGCTTCTAACCAGTAATATATGTGGCATGGTTGAGATACTACCTGAGAAGGCAGAATATAAGTCGCTGTTTTCTCCGTGAGGCTCCCTTGTAAAGCCATTGCGCGAATTTGCCACTCGCCACTCTTGCCTATTTTGTAGTGAATGGTGGCACTCTCCACCGACTTATCATCAGTAATCTTAGCAATAAATACTATCTTGTTTCCGATAATTCCGATTTCCTCTATCGGCTCATGAGAAATGACCGGTTTATCCTCTGGAGCAAGATGGTAAAGGTCGAATGAAATTATTGTTGAATATTCTCCTGCTCCAGCGCTTCCAAAAAGTCCTCCCAGGTAAACATATATTGACGAACTCGCAGGTCTAAGGTCAGGAGGATCGTTCGGATAGGGAGACAGATTGGTGTATCCCGGTCCGCC
This region includes:
- a CDS encoding gliding motility-associated C-terminal domain-containing protein, whose translation is TELGTPDQYIEIDYESDQSLWFIDVYTDNTNWSGGGFQRGGLITADGKQRAPLLWRVYDDVQAGGVVFSTTTDWAWFKDRGDWDDPNTTQYDESWAGAFSGGYANICYGGPGYTNLSPYPNDPPDLRPASSSIYVYLGGLFGSAGAGEYSTIISFDLYHLAPEDKPVISHEPIEEIGIIGNKIVFIAKITDDKSVESATIHYKIGKSGEWQIRAMALQGSLTEKTATYILPSQVVSQPCHIYYWLEAGDGEGNIGSWRDESWPQIIEVTQSITGTVGAKGGNIILPDGNFTDGEVIVNILEGALSKDTKITIEQITDLSRIPGYSGTGNWQPVAIYNFIPEGTKFKKPVTMTLLYFDLDNDGRPEDWKGKEMEFNESQLACYWWDGITWRPVGGKIDGDRNITTIRVSHFSYYALFKARPMGISEYRPEERIITPAYVDGKNDVAYFSGLSGQITTIRIYDITGKKIRTIDGEPYEWDGKDEDGNIVESGVYIYQFEANVDGKKRLVSGTIAVAK
- a CDS encoding PilZ domain-containing protein, which encodes MGKDRTSGERRKFDRFAVKIPVNCKTVSPERKHTGRGLVHTTTKNISSNGILLKWPGEYRLPEFLKLGISVIPTSKPIESIAWTVWTKEKSRRGKGKTELPNQYDVGLSFVENEYSKIPRLISRETDFYWEIFEKTGHIQAYLLHKGVRKECEEISKDG
- a CDS encoding carbohydrate binding domain-containing protein, whose protein sequence is MDKNVIFSSLVVLGVLILFGCVPLEEYRVKEEKTVKEAKVVKEEKVVKKEKVSVEKPGDILMIDDFDNGAKPNNVGGDLGAWDRDPADETQTCREYFTSDVKCGEKGYSMKLDYDVDSPSPAFNGYWTKLQHIDVTPYKNFVFYVKGDEKDGFTTQFKIELKNTKKEVGKYYVKGVTSDWQKVVVPLKNFVGITDFSKMTEFVIVFEDRIATDREGAIYIDNLYFSK